Proteins from a single region of Streptomyces sp. TN58:
- a CDS encoding L-threonylcarbamoyladenylate synthase translates to MARRYDCNDATDRKTGLREAASAVRRGELVVLPTDTLYGIGADAFSPEAVHDLLAAKGRGRGMPTPVLIGSPNTLHGLVTDFSEQAWELVDAFWPGALTLVAKHQPSLAWDLGDTHGTVAVRMPLHPVAIELLTEVGPMAVSSANISGQPAPEDCDAAREMLGDSVSVYLDGGPTPGIEPSSIVDVTGKVPLLLREGALSADQLREVVPDLEVAP, encoded by the coding sequence ATGGCCCGGCGATACGACTGCAACGACGCGACGGACCGCAAGACCGGTCTGCGTGAAGCCGCATCAGCCGTGCGCCGCGGCGAACTCGTCGTGCTGCCCACCGACACCCTGTACGGGATCGGCGCGGACGCCTTCAGCCCGGAGGCCGTCCACGACCTGCTCGCCGCCAAGGGCCGCGGCCGCGGCATGCCCACCCCGGTGCTCATCGGCTCCCCGAACACCCTGCACGGCCTCGTCACGGACTTCTCCGAACAGGCCTGGGAGCTCGTCGACGCCTTCTGGCCCGGCGCGCTGACGCTGGTCGCCAAGCACCAGCCCTCGCTGGCATGGGACCTGGGCGACACCCACGGCACCGTGGCCGTGCGCATGCCCCTGCACCCCGTCGCCATCGAGCTGCTGACGGAGGTCGGACCGATGGCGGTGTCGTCGGCCAACATCTCCGGCCAGCCGGCGCCCGAGGACTGCGACGCGGCGCGCGAGATGCTCGGCGACTCGGTGTCCGTCTACCTGGACGGCGGTCCGACGCCCGGCATCGAGCCGTCGTCGATCGTCGACGTGACGGGGAAGGTTCCCCTGCTGCTGCGCGAGGGGGCGCTCAGCGCCGACCAGCTGCGGGAGGTCGTACCCGACCTAGAGGTGGCCCCGTGA
- the atpB gene encoding F0F1 ATP synthase subunit A, producing the protein MTLAFEINCHFEDGTGCGFPGPTLYSFLFKPMFGDADGLYFNKTMLLALLGSIIIVAFFWAAFRKPKVVPGKLQMVAEAGYDFVRRGIVYETLGKKEGEKYVPFMVATFFFVWMMNLWSIVPLAQFPVTAVIAYPAGLALVIYVMWMSVTFKRHGFVGGFKNITGYDKTLGPVLPMVMVIEFFSNVLVRPFTHAVRLFANMFAGHTLLLLFTIASWYLLNGIGIAYAGVSFVMVIVMTAFELFIQAVQAYVFVLLACSFLQGALAEHH; encoded by the coding sequence ATGACGCTCGCCTTCGAGATCAATTGTCATTTCGAAGACGGCACTGGCTGCGGCTTCCCGGGCCCGACCCTGTACTCGTTCCTGTTCAAGCCGATGTTCGGCGATGCGGACGGCCTGTACTTCAACAAGACGATGCTTCTGGCCCTGCTGGGCTCGATCATCATCGTCGCCTTCTTCTGGGCCGCGTTCCGGAAGCCGAAGGTCGTCCCGGGCAAGCTGCAGATGGTCGCCGAGGCGGGCTACGACTTCGTGCGCCGCGGCATCGTCTACGAGACGCTGGGCAAGAAGGAAGGCGAGAAGTACGTCCCCTTCATGGTCGCGACGTTCTTCTTCGTCTGGATGATGAACCTCTGGTCCATCGTCCCGCTCGCCCAGTTCCCGGTGACCGCGGTCATCGCGTACCCGGCCGGTCTCGCCCTCGTCATCTACGTCATGTGGATGTCGGTGACCTTCAAGCGCCACGGCTTCGTCGGCGGCTTCAAGAACATCACGGGCTACGACAAGACGCTCGGCCCGGTCCTGCCGATGGTCATGGTGATCGAGTTCTTCTCGAACGTGCTGGTCCGCCCCTTCACCCACGCGGTCCGACTGTTCGCGAACATGTTCGCCGGTCACACCCTGCTGCTGCTCTTCACCATCGCCAGCTGGTACCTGCTGAACGGGATCGGCATCGCCTACGCGGGCGTCTCGTTCGTCATGGTCATCGTGATGACCGCCTTCGAGCTCTTCATCCAGGCCGTCCAGGCCTACGTCTTCGTGCTGCTGGCTTGCAGCTTCCTGCAGGGCGCGCTCGCCGAGCACCACTGA
- a CDS encoding low molecular weight phosphatase family protein, whose translation MSPEGRGIAGGSTFRILHVSTGNVCRSPITERLTRHALSHRLGGPVGGDLIVESAGTWGHEGAPMEANAAAVLADFGADASGFTGRELLDEHVIRADLVLTATRDHRAQVISMGHSAGLRTFTLKEFTRLVRAIDPATLPPLDDGMAERARALVRAAAALRGWLLAPSPDADEVYDPYGAPITFFRSIGDEINQALDPVVTALTGVAARR comes from the coding sequence GTGAGCCCTGAGGGGCGTGGCATAGCAGGAGGAAGCACTTTCCGCATACTCCACGTCAGCACGGGCAACGTGTGCCGCTCGCCGATCACCGAGCGGCTGACCCGGCACGCCCTCTCGCACCGCCTCGGCGGACCCGTCGGCGGCGACCTCATCGTGGAGAGCGCCGGTACGTGGGGCCACGAGGGCGCCCCGATGGAGGCGAACGCGGCCGCCGTGCTCGCGGACTTCGGAGCCGACGCGTCCGGGTTCACCGGCCGTGAGCTGCTGGACGAGCACGTCATACGCGCAGACCTGGTGCTGACCGCCACCCGCGACCACCGAGCGCAGGTCATCTCGATGGGCCACTCGGCGGGGCTGCGCACCTTCACCCTGAAGGAGTTCACCCGGCTGGTCAGGGCGATAGACCCGGCCACGCTGCCGCCGCTGGACGACGGCATGGCGGAGCGGGCGCGGGCGCTCGTACGGGCCGCCGCGGCGCTGCGCGGGTGGCTGCTGGCGCCGTCGCCCGACGCGGACGAGGTGTACGACCCGTACGGGGCGCCGATCACCTTCTTCCGCTCGATCGGCGACGAGATCAACCAGGCGCTGGACCCCGTGGTCACGGCCCTGACGGGCGTCGCGGCCCGCCGCTGA
- the prmC gene encoding peptide chain release factor N(5)-glutamine methyltransferase: protein MNLLLAEVAQATQRLAAAGVPSPRFDAEELAAFVHGVKRGELHHVKDADFDARYWEAVARREAREPLQHITGRAFFRYLELQVGPGVFVPRPETESVVDWAIHAVRAMDVVEPLIVDLCTGSGAIALAMAQEVPRSRVHAVELSEDALRWTRKNAEGSRVTVHQGDALSALPELDGQVDLVISNPPYIPLTEWEYVAPEARDHDPEMALFSGEDGLDTIRGIERTAHRLLRPGGIVVVEHADTQGGQVPWIFAEERGWADAADHPDLNNRPRFATARKALP from the coding sequence GTGAACTTGCTGCTTGCCGAGGTGGCCCAGGCCACCCAGCGGCTGGCCGCCGCCGGCGTGCCCTCACCGCGCTTCGACGCGGAGGAGCTCGCCGCCTTCGTGCACGGCGTCAAGCGGGGGGAACTGCACCACGTCAAGGACGCGGACTTCGACGCCCGCTACTGGGAGGCCGTCGCCCGCCGCGAGGCGCGCGAGCCGCTCCAGCACATCACCGGGCGCGCCTTCTTCCGCTACCTGGAGCTCCAGGTCGGACCCGGGGTCTTCGTGCCCCGGCCCGAGACCGAGTCGGTCGTCGACTGGGCCATACACGCCGTCCGGGCCATGGACGTCGTCGAGCCGCTGATCGTCGACCTGTGCACCGGATCCGGCGCCATCGCGCTGGCCATGGCGCAGGAGGTGCCGCGCTCGCGCGTGCACGCGGTCGAGCTGTCCGAGGACGCCCTGCGGTGGACCCGCAAGAACGCCGAGGGCTCCCGCGTCACCGTCCACCAGGGCGACGCCCTGAGCGCGCTGCCCGAACTCGACGGACAGGTCGACCTGGTCATCTCCAACCCGCCGTACATCCCGCTCACCGAGTGGGAGTACGTCGCCCCCGAGGCCCGCGACCACGACCCGGAGATGGCGCTCTTCTCCGGCGAGGACGGACTCGACACCATCCGGGGCATCGAGCGCACCGCCCACCGGCTGCTGCGGCCCGGCGGCATCGTCGTCGTCGAGCACGCCGACACCCAGGGCGGCCAGGTCCCGTGGATCTTCGCCGAGGAACGGGGCTGGGCCGACGCGGCCGACCACCCCGACCTCAACAACCGCCCGCGCTTCGCCACGGCCCGCAAGGCCCTGCCGTGA
- a CDS encoding MraY family glycosyltransferase, with protein MREYLLTLCVTVAVTYLLTGPVRKFAIAAGAMPEIRARDVHREPTPRLGGIAMFGGLCAGLLVADHLQNLNAVFEKSNEPRALLSGAALIWLIGVLDDKFEIDALIKLGAQMISAGVMVMQGLTILWIPVPFIGTVPLTQWQGNLLTVALVVITINAVNFVDGLDGLAAGMVCIAAAALFLYAYRIWFGYGIESAAPATLFAAILMGMCLGFLPHNMHPARIFMGDSGSMLIGLVLAAAAISLTGQVDPDALALFAGGERNATHAMLPVFIPLILPLTIIAIPMADLILAIVRRTWKGQSPFAADRGHLHHRLLELGHSHSRAVLIMYFWSGLIAFGTVAYSVHSTAMWIVLVIAVLSAVGLFLLLLPRFTPRTPKWAEGLVPPRYRHAARAAEAAAEAAARDASGTEPAPARPIAAGVSGVNGATAVGPRSRFPERRKAESTR; from the coding sequence GTGCGTGAATATCTGCTGACGCTTTGCGTCACGGTCGCGGTGACCTACCTGCTGACCGGGCCCGTGCGGAAGTTCGCGATCGCGGCCGGGGCCATGCCGGAGATCCGCGCCCGCGACGTGCACCGCGAGCCGACGCCGCGCCTCGGCGGGATCGCGATGTTCGGCGGCCTGTGCGCGGGCCTGCTGGTCGCCGACCACCTGCAGAACCTCAACGCGGTCTTCGAGAAGTCGAACGAACCGCGCGCACTGCTCTCCGGAGCCGCCCTGATCTGGCTGATCGGCGTCCTGGACGACAAGTTCGAGATCGACGCCCTCATCAAGCTCGGCGCCCAGATGATCTCCGCCGGCGTCATGGTCATGCAGGGCCTGACCATCCTCTGGATCCCGGTGCCCTTCATCGGCACGGTCCCGCTCACCCAGTGGCAGGGCAACCTGCTCACCGTGGCGCTCGTCGTCATCACCATCAACGCGGTGAACTTCGTGGACGGCCTCGACGGCCTCGCCGCCGGCATGGTCTGCATCGCCGCCGCCGCGCTCTTCCTGTACGCGTACCGGATCTGGTTCGGCTACGGCATCGAGTCCGCGGCCCCCGCCACCCTCTTCGCGGCCATCCTGATGGGCATGTGCCTGGGCTTCCTGCCGCACAACATGCACCCCGCCCGGATCTTCATGGGCGACTCCGGCTCGATGCTCATCGGCCTGGTGCTGGCGGCGGCGGCGATCTCCCTGACGGGTCAGGTGGACCCGGACGCGCTGGCCCTGTTCGCCGGCGGTGAGCGCAACGCGACGCACGCGATGCTCCCGGTCTTCATCCCGCTGATCCTGCCCCTGACGATCATCGCGATCCCGATGGCCGACCTGATCCTGGCCATCGTCCGGCGTACGTGGAAGGGCCAGTCGCCCTTCGCGGCCGACCGGGGCCACCTGCACCACCGGCTGCTGGAACTCGGCCACTCGCACAGCCGAGCGGTCCTCATCATGTACTTCTGGTCGGGGCTGATCGCCTTCGGCACGGTGGCCTACTCCGTCCACTCCACGGCGATGTGGATCGTGCTGGTGATCGCCGTACTCAGTGCCGTGGGGCTTTTCCTGCTACTCCTGCCGCGCTTCACCCCGCGTACTCCGAAGTGGGCGGAGGGTCTGGTTCCGCCGCGCTACCGGCACGCCGCGCGCGCCGCGGAAGCGGCCGCGGAGGCCGCCGCGCGGGACGCCTCGGGCACCGAGCCGGCGCCCGCCAGGCCCATCGCAGCAGGCGTCTCGGGCGTCAACGGAGCAACCGCCGTGGGCCCCCGTTCGCGCTTCCCCGAGCGGCGTAAGGCTGAATCCACCCGCTGA
- the glyA gene encoding serine hydroxymethyltransferase: protein MSVITQPTDLLRRQDPEMADVLAGEARRQAGTLQLSAAENFTSSAVLAALSSPLANKYAEGYPGARYHGGCEYADLAEQTAVERAKALFGTEHANVQPHSGSSAVLAAYAALLRPGDTVLAMGLPYGGHLTHGSPANFSGQWFTFVGYGVDARTGLIDYRQVQDLARAHRPKAIVCGSISYPRHPEYSAFREIADEVGAYLIADAAHPIGLVAGGAAPSPVPYADVVCATTHKVLRGPRGGMVLCGADLAERIDRAVFPLTQGGAQMHTIAAKAVAFGEAGRPAFATYAHRVVANARALAAALEERGFTITTGGTDTHMITADPAPLGVDGPTARGRLAAAGMVLDTCVLPYGDQRGVRLGTAAVTTQGMGENEMRRIAELFAAALHGEAATTRTEVGELTEGFPPYGD from the coding sequence ATGAGCGTCATCACCCAGCCCACGGACCTGCTGCGCCGGCAGGACCCGGAGATGGCCGACGTACTCGCCGGGGAAGCGCGCAGACAGGCCGGCACGCTGCAGCTGAGCGCGGCGGAGAACTTCACCTCCTCGGCCGTCCTGGCCGCCCTGAGCTCCCCGCTCGCCAACAAGTACGCCGAGGGCTACCCCGGCGCCCGCTACCACGGCGGCTGCGAGTACGCCGACCTGGCCGAGCAGACGGCCGTCGAACGGGCCAAGGCGCTGTTCGGGACCGAGCACGCCAACGTCCAGCCGCACTCCGGCTCCTCGGCCGTCCTGGCCGCCTACGCGGCGCTGCTGCGGCCGGGGGACACCGTGCTGGCGATGGGGCTTCCGTACGGGGGACACCTCACCCACGGCTCGCCCGCCAACTTCTCCGGCCAGTGGTTCACCTTCGTCGGGTACGGCGTCGACGCCCGGACCGGCCTCATCGACTACCGGCAGGTGCAGGACCTGGCCCGGGCGCACCGGCCGAAAGCCATCGTGTGCGGGTCCATCTCCTACCCGCGCCACCCCGAGTACTCCGCCTTCCGGGAGATCGCCGACGAGGTCGGGGCCTACCTGATCGCCGACGCCGCCCATCCGATCGGACTGGTGGCCGGCGGGGCCGCGCCCAGCCCCGTCCCGTACGCGGACGTCGTCTGCGCGACCACCCACAAGGTCCTGCGCGGGCCGCGCGGCGGGATGGTCCTGTGCGGTGCGGACCTCGCCGAGCGCATCGACCGGGCGGTGTTCCCCCTCACGCAGGGCGGGGCCCAGATGCACACCATCGCCGCCAAGGCCGTGGCCTTCGGCGAGGCGGGCCGGCCGGCCTTCGCCACCTACGCCCACCGCGTGGTCGCCAACGCCCGGGCACTGGCCGCGGCGCTGGAGGAGCGCGGGTTCACGATCACCACAGGCGGCACCGACACACACATGATCACCGCGGATCCGGCGCCGCTGGGCGTGGACGGCCCGACCGCCCGCGGCCGGCTGGCCGCCGCCGGGATGGTGCTGGACACCTGTGTCCTGCCGTACGGGGACCAGCGGGGCGTACGCCTGGGCACCGCGGCGGTGACCACCCAGGGGATGGGGGAGAACGAGATGCGCCGCATCGCGGAGCTGTTCGCCGCGGCGCTGCACGGGGAGGCCGCGACCACACGTACGGAGGTCGGCGAGCTCACGGAAGGTTTTCCACCTTACGGGGATTAA